From the Pedobacter cryoconitis genome, one window contains:
- the hemN gene encoding oxygen-independent coproporphyrinogen III oxidase, with amino-acid sequence MSIKTLIAKYHVAAPRYTSYPTVPYWDTAGFDQEKWACAVRKSFTHSNQQDGISVYIHLPFCESLCTYCGCNTRITRNHKVEHPYIETVLKEWKLYQKLFDSKPVIRELHLGGGTPTFFSPENLKLLIDGILDQAIIHDDAEFSFEAHPGNTTQAHLDTLYQLGFGRLSLGIQDFDPKVQLAINRIQGVEEVALVTQQARDAGYHSINYDLIYGLPLQNIEGLSDTISSVLTLRPDRIAFYSYAHVPWVKPGQRRYTEMDLPSAALKQELYELGREMLKAGGYIEIGMDHFTLATDSLYKAEKEGKLHRNFMGYTHQYSKLMIGLGVSSISDSWTGFAQNVKKVEDYISLVNVGEIPVFKGHILDQEDLVIRRHILNLMCKGETSWAKPEEQSTGFSEGLERMALITDDGLVMIRGTELKVTVLGKRFLRNICMALDSRLYANQPQTRLFSMAG; translated from the coding sequence ATGAGCATTAAAACACTAATTGCGAAATACCACGTTGCCGCGCCCCGTTATACCAGTTACCCTACAGTTCCTTATTGGGATACAGCAGGATTTGACCAGGAAAAATGGGCCTGTGCAGTTCGCAAATCATTTACCCACAGCAATCAGCAGGACGGGATCAGTGTATATATCCATCTGCCTTTTTGTGAAAGTTTGTGTACCTATTGCGGATGTAATACCCGTATTACACGAAACCATAAAGTAGAACACCCATATATAGAAACCGTCTTAAAAGAATGGAAATTATATCAGAAATTATTTGATAGTAAACCTGTGATCCGGGAGTTACATTTAGGAGGGGGGACACCTACATTCTTTAGCCCTGAAAACCTGAAATTGCTGATTGATGGAATCCTTGATCAGGCAATTATTCATGACGATGCAGAATTCAGCTTTGAGGCGCATCCAGGTAATACTACGCAGGCACATTTAGATACGCTTTATCAATTGGGGTTTGGCCGTCTGAGCTTAGGTATTCAGGATTTCGATCCTAAAGTACAGCTTGCAATTAACAGAATACAGGGCGTCGAAGAGGTTGCTTTAGTTACGCAGCAAGCCAGGGATGCAGGTTATCATTCTATCAACTATGATCTGATTTACGGACTTCCGCTGCAAAATATCGAAGGATTGTCTGATACTATTTCTTCAGTACTGACCTTACGTCCGGACAGGATCGCATTTTACAGTTATGCACATGTGCCATGGGTGAAGCCCGGACAGCGCAGGTATACAGAAATGGATCTTCCTTCTGCTGCACTAAAGCAGGAGCTATATGAATTGGGACGCGAAATGCTGAAAGCAGGTGGTTATATAGAGATTGGAATGGATCACTTTACACTGGCCACCGATAGTTTATATAAAGCTGAAAAAGAAGGGAAATTACACCGCAATTTTATGGGATATACCCATCAATACAGTAAACTGATGATCGGATTAGGTGTTTCTTCTATCAGCGATAGCTGGACGGGTTTTGCGCAGAATGTGAAAAAAGTAGAGGATTATATCAGTTTAGTCAATGTGGGGGAAATACCTGTTTTTAAAGGGCATATCCTGGATCAGGAAGACCTGGTGATCAGAAGACATATTCTAAACCTGATGTGTAAAGGGGAGACCTCATGGGCCAAACCAGAGGAGCAAAGTACGGGCTTCAGTGAAGGTCTGGAAAGAATGGCTTTAATTACTGATGATGGTCTGGTGATGATCAGAGGCACCGAATTAAAAGTAACCGTATTAGGTAAAAGATTCTTAAGAAATATCTGTATGGCACTGGATTCAAGACTTTATGCCAATCAACCACAGACCCGGTTATTTAGTATGGCCGGGTAA
- the ccoN gene encoding cytochrome-c oxidase, cbb3-type subunit I gives MTEKFHYDNKIVRNFALATIIWGIVGMTIGLLIAMQLFKPAMNMGSQYTTFGRIRPLHTNAVIFAFVGNAIFMGVYYSLQRLLKARMYSDILSKIHFWGWQLIIIATVITLPLGLTSSHEYAEMEWPIDIAITIIWVVFGYNMFGTIIKRREKHMYVAIWFYIATFVTVAVLHIVNSIQLPVSAFKSYYVYAGVQDALVQWWYGHNAVAFFLTTPYLGMMYYFLPKMANRPVYSYKLSILHFWSLIFIYIWAGPHHLLYTSLPSWAQSLGVAFSVMLIAPSWGGMINGLLTLRGAWDKVREDPKLKFMVVGLTAYGMATFEGPLLAFKQINAIAHYTDWIVAHVHVGALGWNGFLTFAILYWLIPRIYNTTLYSVKLASFHFWIGTLGIIFYAVPLYFSGFTQGLMWKEFTPEGLLKYPNFLETVLQIIPMYVMRAIGGALYLTGVIVMTYNLIKTMKAGKLVANEAAEAQPLPPVYVAQGDDKKLHRMLERKPMIFMVLSLIVILIGGMIEMMPTFTIKSNIPTIASVKPYTPLELQGRDVYIREGCVNCHSQMIRPFRSETERYGEYSKAGEFVYDHPFLWGSKRTGPDLQREGGKYGNAWHYNHLYDPQTMSPGSIMPPYEWLAEQQLDTTTTRVKINAMRTLGVPYEKGYEHQANSDLDKQAKAIAADLQQNNIKVKSDKEIIAIIAYLQRLGTDIKAK, from the coding sequence ATGACTGAAAAATTCCACTACGACAACAAGATCGTCAGAAACTTCGCATTAGCCACCATCATCTGGGGCATAGTGGGAATGACGATTGGACTTCTGATTGCCATGCAGCTGTTCAAGCCTGCCATGAACATGGGTTCCCAATACACAACTTTCGGCCGGATCAGGCCATTACATACCAATGCGGTAATTTTTGCATTTGTAGGTAATGCGATTTTCATGGGCGTTTATTATTCCCTGCAACGACTCCTTAAAGCCAGGATGTACAGCGATATACTCAGCAAAATACATTTCTGGGGCTGGCAGCTGATCATCATTGCGACTGTAATAACCCTTCCTTTAGGATTAACCAGTTCGCATGAATACGCAGAAATGGAATGGCCGATTGATATTGCCATTACCATCATCTGGGTAGTATTCGGTTATAACATGTTTGGTACGATTATTAAAAGACGGGAGAAACACATGTATGTGGCGATCTGGTTCTATATCGCAACCTTTGTTACAGTAGCTGTACTCCATATCGTTAACTCTATCCAGTTACCAGTCTCTGCTTTTAAAAGTTATTATGTTTACGCAGGTGTACAAGATGCGCTGGTACAATGGTGGTACGGACATAATGCGGTGGCATTCTTCCTGACTACTCCTTACCTGGGTATGATGTATTACTTTTTGCCTAAAATGGCAAACCGCCCTGTTTATTCTTATAAATTAAGTATCCTGCATTTCTGGTCACTTATTTTCATCTACATCTGGGCAGGCCCTCACCATCTATTATATACTTCCCTGCCTTCGTGGGCACAATCTTTAGGGGTTGCTTTTTCAGTGATGCTGATCGCTCCAAGCTGGGGTGGTATGATTAACGGACTGCTGACTTTACGTGGTGCGTGGGACAAAGTAAGAGAAGATCCAAAACTTAAATTCATGGTTGTAGGTTTAACAGCCTACGGTATGGCAACATTTGAAGGGCCTTTGTTAGCCTTTAAACAGATTAATGCAATTGCTCACTATACCGACTGGATAGTTGCACACGTTCACGTTGGTGCTTTAGGCTGGAATGGATTCTTAACCTTCGCTATTTTATACTGGCTGATCCCAAGAATTTACAATACAACTTTATACTCGGTAAAGCTAGCTTCTTTCCACTTCTGGATCGGTACACTGGGAATTATATTCTATGCTGTCCCATTATACTTCTCTGGATTTACACAGGGTTTAATGTGGAAAGAGTTTACACCAGAAGGCTTGTTGAAATATCCTAATTTCCTGGAAACAGTTCTCCAGATTATACCAATGTATGTAATGAGGGCCATTGGTGGTGCCTTATATCTGACAGGTGTGATCGTGATGACTTATAACCTGATCAAAACGATGAAAGCTGGTAAGCTGGTAGCGAATGAAGCTGCCGAAGCACAGCCATTACCTCCTGTTTATGTGGCGCAGGGCGATGACAAGAAATTACACCGCATGCTGGAACGCAAACCAATGATCTTTATGGTGCTTTCTTTGATTGTGATTTTAATTGGCGGAATGATTGAGATGATGCCAACTTTTACGATTAAATCCAACATCCCGACCATAGCAAGTGTAAAACCATATACGCCACTGGAATTACAAGGACGCGATGTTTATATCAGAGAAGGTTGTGTGAACTGTCACTCTCAGATGATCCGTCCGTTCCGCTCTGAAACTGAACGCTACGGAGAATACAGTAAAGCCGGAGAATTCGTTTATGACCATCCGTTTCTATGGGGTTCAAAACGTACAGGGCCGGATCTGCAACGTGAGGGTGGAAAATATGGTAACGCATGGCATTACAATCACTTGTATGATCCGCAAACTATGTCTCCGGGCAGTATTATGCCTCCATACGAATGGCTGGCAGAACAGCAGCTCGATACCACTACAACCCGCGTAAAAATCAATGCGATGCGCACTTTAGGTGTCCCTTATGAAAAAGGTTATGAGCATCAGGCCAATTCAGATTTAGATAAACAAGCCAAAGCAATAGCTGCGGATTTACAACAGAACAATATTAAGGTGAAAAGTGATAAAGAGATCATCGCGATCATCGCTTATCTGCAACGCCTTGGAACTGATATTAAAGCCAAATAA
- a CDS encoding FixH family protein: MNWGIKVLLGMGTFMSFIIVLVVIMFNSKTDALVDNDYYEKGINYDKVYNLKEQVNIDHAKPEIVVSKETISLVFKEQAKGNLRLMRTSDKRLDRAMNFETDQNRQVLIPAQHLPKGSWRLIVEWESQSKKYLAEQEINIK; the protein is encoded by the coding sequence ATGAATTGGGGAATAAAAGTACTGCTCGGCATGGGCACTTTCATGAGTTTCATTATCGTACTGGTTGTTATTATGTTTAACAGTAAAACTGATGCACTGGTAGACAATGATTATTATGAGAAAGGGATCAATTACGACAAAGTCTATAACCTGAAAGAACAGGTAAATATTGATCATGCAAAGCCAGAAATAGTGGTAAGCAAAGAAACAATCAGCCTTGTTTTTAAGGAACAAGCTAAAGGGAATTTACGCCTGATGCGTACCTCAGATAAAAGATTGGACAGGGCAATGAATTTTGAAACAGATCAAAACAGACAGGTATTGATTCCTGCGCAACATTTACCGAAAGGATCGTGGCGGTTGATTGTGGAATGGGAAAGCCAGTCTAAAAAATATCTCGCCGAACAGGAAATTAATATCAAATGA
- a CDS encoding cbb3-type cytochrome c oxidase N-terminal domain-containing protein, producing the protein MKEVINSNWSTGSTSADIVIGLMLITAIMILCVTLLMLKVIKFYVKESINPTPFATPQEKEKRRLEQEALQVIKDKKPSIWTKLMQLKPMEEEKNLVMEHKFDGIAELNNPTPAWFMILFYGTIIFAIGYLLTYDVLGFGKSQEEEYIAEIEQAAESKVAFLANPANVKNAVNENNMEQSKDEAIIKNGASLFANRCTPCHGEHGEGIVGPNLTDEYWLHGGKAKDVFKTIKYGVPEKGMIAWEKSLSAQQISDLTNYVLSLQGTKPAGAKAPQGNKE; encoded by the coding sequence ATGAAAGAGGTAATTAACAGCAACTGGTCTACTGGAAGTACATCGGCTGACATTGTGATCGGTTTAATGCTGATTACTGCGATTATGATCCTTTGCGTAACCTTATTAATGCTCAAAGTGATTAAGTTTTATGTGAAGGAATCCATTAATCCAACTCCTTTTGCTACGCCGCAGGAGAAAGAAAAAAGAAGACTGGAACAGGAAGCATTACAAGTAATCAAGGATAAAAAACCTTCTATCTGGACTAAGCTGATGCAGTTGAAACCGATGGAAGAAGAGAAAAACCTGGTTATGGAACATAAATTCGACGGGATCGCAGAATTGAATAACCCTACGCCTGCCTGGTTTATGATCTTGTTTTATGGGACGATCATTTTCGCAATCGGTTATTTACTGACCTATGATGTACTGGGTTTCGGTAAATCACAAGAAGAAGAATATATCGCAGAAATAGAACAGGCAGCAGAGTCGAAAGTTGCTTTCCTGGCTAATCCGGCAAATGTGAAGAATGCAGTTAATGAAAACAATATGGAACAAAGTAAGGATGAAGCCATCATTAAAAATGGTGCCTCTCTATTTGCCAACCGCTGTACACCTTGCCATGGAGAACATGGAGAAGGTATTGTAGGCCCTAACCTGACTGATGAATATTGGTTACATGGTGGAAAAGCAAAAGATGTTTTCAAAACGATCAAGTATGGTGTTCCTGAAAAAGGAATGATTGCCTGGGAGAAATCACTCAGTGCGCAACAGATATCCGACTTAACGAATTACGTTTTGTCACTCCAGGGAACAAAACCTGCGGGAGCGAAAGCCCCACAAGGGAACAAAGAATAA
- a CDS encoding lactate dehydrogenase, with amino-acid sequence MRVVAYSIKSFEKEPLAIANHKKHDITLISNSLSPDTVSYAAGKEAVIVFTDDVVSEAVINSLADLGVKYIATRSTSTQHIDQETAALRNIKIANVPAVSLMGDTTDELSLALARETILNLDKWQQNRCLGSACVCSKACDQVHPKTPDHEH; translated from the coding sequence ATGAGAGTAGTAGCCTATAGTATAAAATCTTTTGAAAAAGAGCCACTGGCAATAGCCAACCACAAGAAACATGATATTACATTAATATCGAATTCGCTAAGCCCGGATACGGTGAGCTATGCGGCAGGAAAAGAAGCTGTTATTGTCTTTACAGATGATGTAGTTTCTGAAGCTGTAATCAATAGCCTGGCTGATCTGGGCGTGAAGTATATCGCAACCCGGTCGACTTCTACCCAGCACATCGATCAGGAGACAGCAGCGCTGCGCAATATTAAAATCGCGAATGTTCCGGCAGTTTCTTTAATGGGAGATACTACTGATGAGTTATCCCTTGCTTTAGCCAGAGAAACGATCTTAAACCTTGATAAATGGCAGCAGAACCGTTGTTTAGGCTCTGCTTGTGTTTGTTCAAAAGCCTGTGATCAGGTTCACCCTAAAACACCTGATCATGAGCATTAA
- a CDS encoding response regulator: MENTKQKILIIEDNDDIRESTAEILELADYEVFQADNGKTGVEMAHSHLPDLILCDIMMPELDGYGVLYLLNKSPETAATPFIFLTAKAERMDMRKGMEMGADDYLVKPFDDVELLNAIESRFSKREKQELYYSKSIDKLNTLVSASQGVKELDKLMQDRKVRTIKKKQIIYYEGDNVSGIYLVLSGKVKTIKLTEDGRELLTGMYGADEYFGIPALLLNEPYAETAEALEDTTVCQLPKEMLEELLNRYPDVGRQFIHILSNNLLDKEEQLLQLAYHSVRKRMSEVLLRLCKLEKQEGQINLKISRDNLAAMAGMATETVSRILSDFKDEGIIERKGSQIGILDQTKLQQMKN; encoded by the coding sequence ATGGAAAATACAAAACAAAAGATATTAATTATTGAAGACAATGATGATATCAGAGAAAGCACAGCGGAAATACTAGAACTGGCCGATTACGAGGTTTTCCAGGCAGACAACGGTAAAACAGGAGTGGAAATGGCACATAGTCATTTGCCAGACCTGATTCTTTGCGATATTATGATGCCAGAACTGGACGGTTACGGTGTACTTTATCTCTTAAATAAAAGCCCGGAAACAGCCGCTACCCCTTTTATTTTCTTAACTGCAAAAGCCGAAAGAATGGACATGCGTAAAGGAATGGAAATGGGCGCAGATGATTACCTGGTGAAACCTTTTGACGATGTTGAATTGCTGAATGCGATAGAAAGCAGGTTTAGCAAAAGAGAAAAACAAGAACTTTATTATAGCAAATCAATTGATAAACTAAATACACTGGTTTCCGCTAGTCAGGGCGTGAAAGAACTTGACAAACTGATGCAGGACCGTAAAGTCCGCACCATTAAAAAGAAGCAGATCATTTATTACGAAGGAGACAATGTTTCGGGGATCTACCTGGTTTTAAGTGGAAAGGTGAAAACCATAAAACTTACCGAAGATGGAAGAGAACTTTTAACAGGAATGTATGGTGCTGATGAATACTTCGGTATCCCAGCTTTACTCTTGAACGAACCTTATGCCGAAACTGCTGAAGCTTTGGAAGATACAACGGTCTGCCAGCTTCCAAAAGAGATGCTTGAAGAATTACTGAACCGCTATCCTGATGTGGGCAGACAGTTTATTCACATCCTTTCCAATAACCTGCTGGATAAAGAAGAACAATTGCTGCAATTGGCCTATCACTCCGTTCGTAAAAGAATGTCAGAGGTCTTATTGCGCCTTTGTAAACTCGAAAAACAGGAAGGGCAGATTAACCTTAAGATCTCCAGAGATAATCTTGCAGCAATGGCAGGAATGGCTACCGAAACCGTCAGCCGTATTCTGAGTGATTTCAAAGATGAAGGTATTATAGAAAGAAAAGGAAGTCAGATCGGAATCCTCGATCAGACGAAACTTCAGCAGATGAAAAACTGA
- the ccoS gene encoding cbb3-type cytochrome oxidase assembly protein CcoS: MNMIFMLIGFSILLALLFLLAFFWASKSGQHDDLFTPGVRVLFEEEEPQETGNEEKSDEDHSTR; encoded by the coding sequence ATGAACATGATCTTTATGCTGATTGGCTTCAGTATCCTGCTGGCATTGCTATTTCTGCTCGCCTTTTTCTGGGCCAGTAAATCCGGTCAGCACGATGATCTTTTTACACCTGGCGTAAGAGTGCTTTTTGAAGAAGAAGAACCCCAGGAAACCGGAAACGAAGAAAAAAGTGATGAAGATCATTCCACAAGATAA
- a CDS encoding PAS domain-containing sensor histidine kinase: MEKARLLEAIIETAIDGIITIDERGKIESLNPAALRLFGYTIEEVIGQNISKLMPEPDKGRHDGYLANYHDTGEKHIIGKGREVKGLRKDGTTFPFRLAVSEVQYENRKIYTGFIHDLSKEKEAEERLQEYAAELENLVEERTKSLKKTVTALREAKEEVSLSLEKEKELNQMKSRFVSMASHEFRTPLSSVQLSASLIEKYAQPFQNVNIEKHVHKIKNAVGNLTTILNDFLSLERLEAGRVEPAFQPFDLVKLSEEITEEMQMIAKQDQNIIYQHTGLESMVLLDQNLLKNCMINLINNAIKYSGENTFIEFNTEINENQCLVTLKDNGIGIPDTDQRHLFQPFFRAHNTGSIPGTGLGLNIVLRYVGLMNGEVQFESKINEGTKFTLSFNK, from the coding sequence ATGGAAAAAGCAAGGTTATTAGAGGCGATTATTGAGACAGCCATTGATGGGATTATTACCATTGATGAAAGAGGGAAAATAGAAAGCCTTAACCCTGCGGCACTCCGGCTTTTTGGGTATACCATTGAAGAAGTAATCGGACAAAATATCTCTAAACTCATGCCTGAACCAGATAAAGGCAGGCATGATGGCTATCTGGCCAATTACCATGATACCGGTGAAAAACATATCATTGGTAAAGGGAGAGAAGTTAAAGGATTGCGGAAAGATGGTACTACCTTTCCTTTCAGACTTGCAGTGAGTGAAGTGCAATATGAAAACCGTAAAATATATACCGGGTTCATCCATGATCTTTCCAAAGAAAAAGAAGCGGAAGAACGGTTACAGGAATATGCTGCTGAACTGGAGAACCTGGTAGAGGAACGGACTAAATCATTGAAAAAAACAGTAACTGCTTTAAGAGAAGCAAAAGAAGAGGTCAGCTTGTCGCTTGAAAAAGAAAAAGAGCTGAACCAGATGAAAAGCAGGTTTGTCTCTATGGCATCCCACGAATTCCGTACCCCGCTAAGTTCGGTGCAGCTTTCTGCTTCTCTCATTGAAAAATACGCACAGCCCTTCCAGAATGTAAATATTGAGAAACACGTACATAAAATAAAGAATGCGGTCGGTAACCTGACCACAATCCTCAACGATTTCCTGTCTCTGGAAAGACTGGAAGCCGGCAGGGTAGAACCTGCATTTCAACCCTTTGATCTGGTTAAGTTATCAGAAGAAATTACCGAAGAAATGCAGATGATCGCCAAGCAGGATCAGAATATTATTTATCAGCATACGGGACTTGAAAGTATGGTCTTACTCGACCAGAACCTGTTGAAAAACTGCATGATCAACCTGATCAATAATGCAATCAAGTACTCCGGGGAAAATACTTTTATAGAGTTTAACACGGAGATCAATGAAAATCAGTGTCTGGTTACCCTTAAGGATAACGGTATTGGTATTCCCGATACCGATCAGAGACATTTATTCCAGCCATTTTTCAGAGCACACAACACAGGAAGTATTCCAGGTACGGGCTTAGGCCTTAATATTGTACTCCGGTATGTGGGTTTAATGAATGGTGAGGTACAATTTGAAAGTAAAATCAACGAAGGAACTAAATTCACCCTATCTTTCAACAAATAG
- the ccoG gene encoding cytochrome c oxidase accessory protein CcoG, with product MSQSPAHFRDQPGTITDDGKKRKWIYPKIIKGKVYQYRAAVSYFFLAVLFSAPFLKLNGEQLILLNVLERKFVFFGIIFWPQDFYLFVLALLIFIIGVVLFTVVFGRVFCGWACPQTIFLEMVFRKIENWIEGDHLKQRKLDEGPLNFDKFWKKTTKHGVFLAISFLIANIFLSYLISTEVLWKIITEPVSLHISGFIAICIFTMAFYLVFSRMRELVCTVACPYGRLQGVLLDNQSIIVAYDYQRGEPRGKRVKEVEQPEGDCIDCKLCVQVCPTGIDIRNGTQMECVNCTACIDACDMVMEKIDRPLRLIGFKSEDEIATNKPFHLNKRIYGYAGVLFLLMAVLAYLLISRSDVETTILRASGTLYQLRDKDKTVSNLYNSELMNKTTRPIKFEIVPDNKEAKLQYIQKENMVKPGETIKLTFFVILPQKSIQKYKTAISFKLMSEHKVAGQFKTTFIAPANE from the coding sequence ATGTCACAAAGTCCTGCACATTTCAGAGATCAGCCCGGTACGATTACCGATGACGGGAAAAAGAGAAAGTGGATCTATCCTAAAATTATCAAAGGAAAGGTCTATCAGTACCGCGCTGCGGTCAGTTACTTTTTTCTGGCCGTGCTGTTTTCTGCTCCGTTTCTAAAGTTAAATGGAGAACAGCTGATCTTGCTGAATGTACTGGAAAGGAAGTTTGTCTTCTTTGGAATAATTTTCTGGCCACAGGATTTTTATCTCTTTGTACTGGCTTTACTGATATTTATAATAGGTGTGGTGTTGTTTACGGTAGTTTTTGGCAGGGTCTTCTGCGGATGGGCCTGCCCACAAACTATCTTCCTGGAAATGGTTTTCCGCAAAATTGAGAACTGGATAGAGGGTGATCATCTGAAACAGAGGAAACTGGACGAAGGCCCGTTGAACTTTGATAAATTCTGGAAGAAAACAACTAAACATGGTGTGTTTCTGGCCATCTCTTTTCTGATCGCGAATATCTTTCTTTCCTATCTGATCAGCACAGAAGTATTGTGGAAAATAATAACGGAACCAGTCTCGCTGCATATCTCCGGATTTATTGCGATCTGCATATTTACAATGGCTTTTTACCTTGTGTTTTCAAGAATGAGGGAACTGGTTTGTACGGTAGCTTGTCCATATGGCCGTTTACAAGGGGTATTGCTGGACAATCAAAGTATCATTGTAGCCTATGATTACCAACGTGGTGAGCCTCGTGGAAAAAGGGTTAAAGAGGTGGAACAACCAGAGGGAGACTGCATCGATTGTAAGTTATGTGTACAGGTTTGTCCTACAGGAATAGATATCAGGAATGGTACTCAAATGGAATGTGTGAACTGTACCGCTTGTATTGATGCTTGTGATATGGTGATGGAGAAAATTGACCGTCCGCTGCGTTTAATAGGGTTTAAGTCTGAAGATGAAATTGCAACAAACAAACCTTTTCACCTGAATAAACGGATTTATGGTTATGCTGGGGTGTTGTTTCTGCTAATGGCGGTGCTTGCTTATTTGCTGATCAGCCGCAGTGATGTGGAAACAACGATTCTCAGAGCAAGCGGAACTCTATATCAGCTCCGGGACAAAGATAAAACCGTCAGCAATCTGTACAATTCAGAGCTGATGAATAAAACGACCCGTCCAATAAAATTTGAGATTGTTCCCGATAACAAGGAAGCTAAATTACAGTATATCCAGAAGGAGAACATGGTGAAACCCGGGGAAACAATCAAGCTTACTTTTTTTGTGATCCTTCCGCAAAAATCTATTCAGAAATATAAAACAGCTATAAGTTTTAAACTGATGTCTGAACATAAAGTTGCCGGACAGTTTAAGACCACATTTATTGCACCTGCAAACGAATAA
- a CDS encoding sulfite exporter TauE/SafE family protein: MSDQYLAFLIGLMGSVHCLGMCGPLAFAVPTLKKGWGFLVLDKLSYQGGRIISYCILGAVTGLIGRQIWLAGAQQYISIFSGILILIAAALRLFNFSAGRMNGKLLQPFNQLFGYALKHKANHLIIGIVNGFLPCGLVYLALTGALNTGGVNTAVVYMFWYGMGTVPLMFIAGISAGFTSAIFRRKLNQMIPYLMVMLGIWFILRGMELNIPYLSPAGAGTAICN, encoded by the coding sequence ATGAGTGATCAGTATCTAGCATTTCTGATAGGTTTGATGGGCAGTGTGCATTGTTTAGGGATGTGCGGCCCACTGGCTTTTGCAGTCCCCACCTTAAAAAAAGGCTGGGGGTTCCTGGTGCTGGATAAGTTAAGTTATCAGGGTGGCAGAATAATCTCCTATTGTATTTTAGGCGCTGTGACCGGCCTCATTGGCCGGCAAATCTGGCTGGCCGGGGCACAGCAATATATCAGTATTTTTAGTGGTATATTGATTTTGATTGCCGCAGCTTTAAGACTATTTAACTTCTCTGCCGGAAGGATGAATGGGAAGTTGCTGCAACCCTTTAACCAGTTATTTGGTTACGCATTAAAGCATAAAGCGAATCACCTGATTATTGGGATCGTGAACGGTTTTCTGCCTTGTGGTTTAGTTTACCTGGCTTTGACCGGAGCCTTGAATACCGGAGGCGTGAATACAGCTGTTGTGTATATGTTCTGGTATGGAATGGGGACAGTCCCGCTGATGTTTATCGCCGGGATAAGTGCTGGTTTTACTTCTGCGATTTTCAGAAGAAAGCTGAATCAAATGATTCCCTATTTAATGGTTATGCTGGGCATCTGGTTTATCCTTCGGGGAATGGAATTGAATATCCCATATTTGAGCCCGGCCGGAGCCGGAACTGCTATATGTAACTGA